CAAAGGTGATAAGGTAATCTGGATTATATTCCTTTTCCTTTGCCTCATTTCTATCGTAGAAGTGTTCAGCGCTGCGTCTACCCTGACGTATAAAAGCGGTGACCACTGGGGGCCGATTACACAGCACAGCATCATCTTGATGGTGGGTGCCGTAGTAGTGGTGTTTATGCACAATATCCCCTACAAATGGTTTCAGGTATTTCCTGTATTCCTGCTTCCACTATCTGTGGTACTGCTGGCCCTCGTTATGATGATGGAACGCATTAACGGTGCTGCACGCTGGATGACCTTCATGGGGGTTCAGTTTCAGCCTTCGGAAGTAGCCAAAATGGCTGTCATCATCGTTACCGCCTTTATTCTTTCGAAAGGACAGGACGAAGATGGGGCCAGCCCGAAAGCTTTTAAACGTATCATGATTATCACAGGTATTATTTGTCTGCTGATTGCCCCGGAAAACCTCTCGACGGCAGCACTGCTCTTCGGAGTGGTTTATCTGATGATGTTCATCGGGCGAGTGGCAATGAAAAAATTATTAATACTGGCAGGCGGCCTGGCTGGAGTAGCAATTATAGGTGTGACATTCCTTGTACTGACCAAGAATAGCGATTTACCATTCCTGCACCGTTTCGACACATGGCGTGCC
This window of the Bacteroides intestinalis DSM 17393 genome carries:
- a CDS encoding FtsW/RodA/SpoVE family cell cycle protein, whose product is MDLLKSIFKGDKVIWIIFLFLCLISIVEVFSAASTLTYKSGDHWGPITQHSIILMVGAVVVVFMHNIPYKWFQVFPVFLLPLSVVLLALVMMMERINGAARWMTFMGVQFQPSEVAKMAVIIVTAFILSKGQDEDGASPKAFKRIMIITGIICLLIAPENLSTAALLFGVVYLMMFIGRVAMKKLLILAGGLAGVAIIGVTFLVLTKNSDLPFLHRFDTWRARIEKFTNDNEVPAAKFDIDKDAQIAHARIAVATSHVVGKGPGNSVQRDFLSQAFSDFIFAIIIEELGLIGGAFVVFLYVCLLIRVGRIAKKCERTFPAFLIIGIALLLVSQAIFNMMVAVGLAPVTGQPLPLISKGGTSTLINCAYIGMILSVSRYTARLEEQKEHDALIPMQVEVPAEETNSDAQTAAEPTAKVLNSDAEFE